A genomic stretch from Dama dama isolate Ldn47 chromosome 10, ASM3311817v1, whole genome shotgun sequence includes:
- the ALDOA gene encoding fructose-bisphosphate aldolase A gives MPHQYPALTPEQKKELCDIAHRIVAPGKGILAADESTGSIAKRLQSIGTENTEENRRFYRQLLLTADDRVNPCIGGVILFHETLYQKADDGRPFPQVIKAKGGVVGIKVDKGVVPLAGTNGETTTQGLDGLSERCAQYKKDGADFAKWRCVLKIGEHTPSSLAIMENANVLARYASICQQNGIVPIVEPEILPDGDHDLKRCQYVTEKVLAAVYKALSDHHIYLEGTLLKPNMVTPGHACTQKYSHEEIAMATVTALRRTVPPAVPGITFLSGGQSEEEASINLNAINKCPLLKPWALTFSYGRALQASALKAWGGKKENLKAAQEEYVKRALANSLACQGKYTPSGKAGAAASESLFISNHAY, from the exons ATGCCCCACCAATACCCAGCACTCACCCCGGAGCAGAAGAAGGAGCTCTGTGACATCGCTCACCGGATTGTGGCTCCGGGCAAGGGCATCCTGGCTGCAGATGAGTCCACCG ggagcATTGCCAAGCGACTGCAGTCCATTGGTACCGAGAACACGGAGGAGAACCGGCGCTTCTACCGCCAACTGCTGCTGACCGCCGACGACCGCGTGAATCCCTGCATCGGGGGCGTCATCCTCTTCCACGAGACGCTCTACCAGAAGGCCGATGATGGGCGTCCCTTCCCCCAAGTTATCAAAGCCAAGGGCGGCGTCGTGGGCATCAAG GTAGACAAAGGAGTGGTACCCCTGGCAGGAACAAATGGCGAGACGACCACCCAAG GGCTGGATGGGCTGTCGGAGCGCTGTGCCCAGTATAAGAAGGACGGAGCTGACTTTGCCAAGTGGCGTTGTGTGCTGAAGATCGGGGAACACACCCCTTCTTCCCTCGCCATCATGGAAAACGCCAACGTCCTGGCCCGTTATGCCAGCATCTGCCAGCAG AATGGCATTGTGCCCATCGTGGAGCCCGAGATCCTTCCTGATGGGGACCATGACTTGAAACGCTGTCAGTATGTAACCGAGAAG GTGCTGGCTGCTGTCTACAAGGCTCTGAGTGACCATCACATCTACCTGGAAGGCACCTTGCTGAAGCCCAATATGGTAACCCCAGGCCACGCCTGCACCCAGAAATATTCTCACGAGGAGATTGCCATGGCAACTGTCACGGCGCTGCGCCGCACAGTGCCCCCTGCTGTCCCTG GGATCACCTTCCTATCCGGAGGCCAGAGTGAGGAGGAGGCATCCATCAACCTCAACGCCATCAACAAGTGCCCCCTGCTGAAGCCATGGGCCCTGACCTTCTCTTATGGCCGAGCCCTGCAGGCCTCTGCCCTGAAGGCCTGGGGTGGAAAGAAAGAGAACCTGAAGGCTGCCCAGGAAGAATATGTCAAGCGAGCTCTG GCCAACAGCCTTGCCTGCCAAGGAAAGTACACCCCAAGTGGTAAGGCAGGGGCTGCAGCCAGCGAGTCCCTCTTCATCTCTAACCACGCCTACTAA
- the LOC133063594 gene encoding keratin-associated protein 10-10 isoform X2: MDPSSSPWTPTPAPVSGPSLLLPIPAIVVLSVGIYLLLLGLVLLTRHCLLAQGCCTDCSSPCRKQGASRPQDCCQTCAEACDFPLPSPARYLDACCPQPTEADWAPRCPRCCPLCDCACACQLPDCQSLNCLCFEIKLR, encoded by the exons CCCTCCTCTAGCCCGTGGACTCCAACCCCGGCTCCCGTCAGCGGCCCCTCCCTGCTGCTCCCCATCCCGGCCATCGTCGTGCTCTCCGTGGGCATCTATCTGTTGCTGTTGGGCCTTGTGCTGCTGACCAGGCACTGCCTGctg GCCCAGGGCTGCTGCACAGACTGCAGCTCCCCCTGCAGGAAGCAAGGCGCCTCCAGGCCCCAAGACTGTTGTCAGACCTGTGCCGAAGCCTGTGACTtccccctgcccagcccagcccgcTACTTGGATGCCTGCTGCCCCCAGCCCACCGAAGCT GACTGGGCCCCTCGCTGCCCTCGCTGCTGCCCGCTCTGCGACTGTGCCTGTGCGTGCCAACTTCCTGACTGCCAGAGCCTCAACTGCCTCTGCTTTGAGATCAAGCTCCGATGA
- the LOC133063594 gene encoding uncharacterized protein LOC133063594 isoform X1, which produces MDPSSSPWTPTPAPVSGPSLLLPIPAIVVLSVGIYLLLLGLVLLTRHCLLAQGCCTDCSSPCRKQGASRPQDCCQTCAEACDFPLPSPARYLDACCPQPTEAVSSRPGSWPLSPHPGILSAFIFFFFRFNKIYYGAPILGQA; this is translated from the exons CCCTCCTCTAGCCCGTGGACTCCAACCCCGGCTCCCGTCAGCGGCCCCTCCCTGCTGCTCCCCATCCCGGCCATCGTCGTGCTCTCCGTGGGCATCTATCTGTTGCTGTTGGGCCTTGTGCTGCTGACCAGGCACTGCCTGctg GCCCAGGGCTGCTGCACAGACTGCAGCTCCCCCTGCAGGAAGCAAGGCGCCTCCAGGCCCCAAGACTGTTGTCAGACCTGTGCCGAAGCCTGTGACTtccccctgcccagcccagcccgcTACTTGGATGCCTGCTGCCCCCAGCCCACCGAAGCTGTGAGTTCTCGTCCTGGCTCCTGGCCCCTGAGTCCTCATCCTGGTATTCTCagtgcattcattttttttttttttcggttcaACAAAATTTATTACGGAGCACCTATTCTAGGCCAGGCCTAG